AATAATGTAATCTTTCTTTTCCGAATAATGCAAATCCATACCTTAAAAAAATTTTTTAGTCGAGTAATTATTCAACCATTCTTTGAGTCACCAAATGTAAATGCCAATCTCTCTAAAAAAGCACTAGAAAAACAATAATAATTAAACCATTTTTAGAAGTCGCTTTATATCAGATAAAGAAATGCCTTCGATTCCATTAGCGCTTTTTACTTCAATGGTAAAACTTCCCTGATAATTCATTTGCGATAATGTTTCAGCAATCTGATTCCATTCAACATTTCCACTGCCCGGATGAAGATGAGAATCGCTTATTCCGTCATTATCAGAAGCATGAATATTCAATAAATAATTGCCTGCAGTCCTTATTGCTTCCACAGGATTTTCAAAAACATTTGCATGTCCTACATCTATACATAACCCAAGATTTTCTATGGATAACTCATCTACAATTCTTTTCAACTCAGCAACAGGCAATTCCCTTTCTGTATTTTCAAGAGCAACAAGGGTATTATGTTTTTTTGCTCTTTCGCAGATTTCCTTCAAACTTTTTTTCAGTGATTCTTTTGTCTCTTTTAGTCTTTTTTTATCTTTCATATCTCCGTGAAGAACTATCAAATTTGAACCGCTTTTAGACATAACCTCGATTGAGCGGCATATTAGATCAACTGATCTTAGTCTTTCTTTTTCATCAATTTCAGTAATATAACTTATTTCACGAGAGGATGCGTCGTCTCTTAGTTTAAAGATAGGCGCATGATAAGAATTTATAATCAATCCTGAATTAGAAACAAGTCGAAGTGATTCATCAATGTTTTTTTCATCATTCAAATTTATATGTGGAGGCATTGTCCAAAATTCAATGTATTCAAAACCGAGCGATTTTATTGTTTTGAGCTTGTCCACAGAAAGCTCAGTGCCTGCATAGAAATGATTTGAAATAGCAATCTTCATTTTTTTAAATCAAAATTGACAATTTGATATCTAACTTTTACCAAAAAGATCTTCTTTGGTCTATATCTTCAAAATTCATAAAATCTTTCTTCATCATCATTTACTCTAACAATTGTCTTGCAAGAGAAAATTTATTTTATTAATTTAGAAACACCTAACCATACTAAGGAGTTGTAATTATTGAGCAAAAAAAGGAAACAGTATAATGAAGAATGCCGCAGGGCAATAAATAATCGAATTCTCCAAGAAGCATTAAAAAGGACCACCGAGAGATTTTGTGAAAATAGAGAAAAAGCTTTTTCAGATTTCAAAGATTTGGATTCCGCAAGAGAGAAGGCGCGAAATATCAAAGAAAAATCGATAAATGAGCTAAAAGAGAATATAAATCTCTTCAAAAAGAATTTTGAAAATGCTGGTGGAAAACTGTTTTTTGCAGAAAATTCATCATCGGCATGCAAATACATAACAAACCTTTTGAAAAAATATGGAATTTCAAAAGTTGTAAAATCAAAGTCACTTGCCACTGAAGAAATAGGGCTGAATGAAGCTCTCTATGCCAATGGGATAAAGGCAGTCGAGACAGATTTGGGAGAATGGATAATTCAGTTGAGAGGTGAAAAACCTTCACATCTAATCGTCCCTGCTATGCATCTTACAAAAGAAGAAATAGCCCGAACTTTTGAAAAGGTTGAGAATAGAAATCTTCCTGACAATCCCGATGAGCTCGTCAAAGTAGCCCGTAAGCACTTACGGAATGAATTTATCGAAGCGAAAGCGGGAATTACCGGAAGTAATTTTCTTATAGCTGATACAGGTACACTTGTCATTCTTTCCAATGAAGGAAATGCACGGCTTTGCTCAAGTCTTCCTGCCATTCACATCGCAGTAGTAGGAATGGAGAAAATCATCAAAACAATGGATGAAAGCGTTTCATTAATCAAACTTTTAACACGCAATGCCACAGGGCAAAATATTACAAGCTATATTTCTTATATAACAGGACCAAGCCGCACTGCTGACATCGAGTTAAATCTCACATTAGGCGCTCATGGGCCTGAAGAAGTGCACATTGTATTGCTTGACAATGGGCGTTCACAGTTACTTGAAGATGAAGATTTCAGAGAAATTCTATATTGCATTCGCTGTGGCGCATGTCTGAATGTTTGCCCTGTCTTTAGGGCAATTGGCGGCCATATCTTTGGAAGCACATATATGGGAGGAATTGGCACATTGCTGACATATTTTCTTTCAAACACTGATGATGCACAAACTCTCGCTTTTTCCTGCACAGGATGCGGAGAATGCTCAGATGTCTGCCCTGTCAAGATAGATATTCCTGAATTACTT
This region of Candidatus Schekmanbacteria bacterium genomic DNA includes:
- a CDS encoding sugar phosphate isomerase/epimerase, giving the protein MKIAISNHFYAGTELSVDKLKTIKSLGFEYIEFWTMPPHINLNDEKNIDESLRLVSNSGLIINSYHAPIFKLRDDASSREISYITEIDEKERLRSVDLICRSIEVMSKSGSNLIVLHGDMKDKKRLKETKESLKKSLKEICERAKKHNTLVALENTERELPVAELKRIVDELSIENLGLCIDVGHANVFENPVEAIRTAGNYLLNIHASDNDGISDSHLHPGSGNVEWNQIAETLSQMNYQGSFTIEVKSANGIEGISLSDIKRLLKMV
- a CDS encoding 4Fe-4S dicluster domain-containing protein, giving the protein MSKKRKQYNEECRRAINNRILQEALKRTTERFCENREKAFSDFKDLDSAREKARNIKEKSINELKENINLFKKNFENAGGKLFFAENSSSACKYITNLLKKYGISKVVKSKSLATEEIGLNEALYANGIKAVETDLGEWIIQLRGEKPSHLIVPAMHLTKEEIARTFEKVENRNLPDNPDELVKVARKHLRNEFIEAKAGITGSNFLIADTGTLVILSNEGNARLCSSLPAIHIAVVGMEKIIKTMDESVSLIKLLTRNATGQNITSYISYITGPSRTADIELNLTLGAHGPEEVHIVLLDNGRSQLLEDEDFREILYCIRCGACLNVCPVFRAIGGHIFGSTYMGGIGTLLTYFLSNTDDAQTLAFSCTGCGECSDVCPVKIDIPELLLKLRNRYAEKGKLPFFKKIFFKKIMKNRELFEKAIKAASISSSLFKDKDDTLRHLPLFFSKMTEFRTLPTIAKVSFKERYKKMTQIGNEEAIFFPGCLIEFVYPHIGEKIIHLFNNRGKKIVFPANLNCCGFPLIASGDIETARELAKENIKVLKDYSLPIITACPTCFEALSKKYLEIIPKGNSIYDDALKIADKCIDISQYLINVLGYKAENKSVNKITYHTPCHMKKNQDALKASAEIVKEVNGENFVEMINSNYCCGAAGSFAIEFPPLSGAILEKKIEAIEKSGANVVVTSCPGCLMQIDGRIKKLRKKIEVKHLVEILQ